The following proteins are co-located in the Armatimonadota bacterium genome:
- a CDS encoding PrsW family intramembrane metalloprotease yields the protein MRRSANPYLFLQLTLAGLFSLVGLLVLFLLLAETRGVVPFLVGALTSVLPVPLYAGLILWIDRHEKEPGWLLLAAFFWGSTVSILLALVFNELWRAILQAVLGPLWALRITVGLVAPLVEETAKGVALLGMAAFLRQEFDNLTDGLVYGALVGLGFGVAENVLYLGRAFAAGGFAGLTVLFLLRVILLGLMHSVWTGCTGAALGYARERGGIAQFIVPPTGYLAAVLFHALWNSSALATEATVGSGASLLLAPVLFGILLLPAVLILGVLAFLAEKRERQLVRTYLVDFVSSGVLSEDELRAVATPGIKSRRLWDAFTRKGPGGWMALRQFYDTVAELAFARWRISRGRPPGAPEEVLQERIVYLRSQLDSLEISRT from the coding sequence GTGAGGCGCTCAGCGAATCCCTACCTGTTCCTGCAGCTAACCCTTGCAGGGCTGTTCTCCCTCGTGGGCCTGCTGGTCCTGTTCCTTCTTCTCGCGGAAACCCGTGGCGTCGTTCCATTCCTCGTGGGAGCCCTGACCTCGGTGCTCCCCGTGCCCCTTTACGCAGGCCTCATCCTCTGGATTGACCGCCACGAGAAGGAGCCAGGATGGCTGCTGCTGGCGGCCTTCTTCTGGGGATCCACCGTCTCCATCCTCCTCGCGCTGGTTTTCAACGAGCTCTGGCGGGCCATCCTCCAGGCGGTCTTGGGTCCCCTCTGGGCCCTCCGGATCACCGTCGGACTTGTGGCGCCTTTGGTGGAGGAAACTGCGAAAGGCGTGGCACTGCTCGGGATGGCGGCTTTCCTCCGCCAGGAGTTCGACAATCTGACTGACGGCCTCGTCTACGGTGCCCTGGTCGGGCTCGGGTTCGGTGTTGCGGAAAACGTCTTGTACCTGGGCCGTGCATTTGCAGCCGGCGGGTTTGCAGGGCTCACGGTCCTCTTCCTGTTACGGGTGATCCTCCTCGGACTCATGCACTCGGTCTGGACCGGGTGCACGGGCGCGGCCCTGGGGTATGCGCGGGAACGAGGAGGGATTGCGCAGTTCATCGTCCCTCCCACCGGCTATCTGGCCGCGGTCCTCTTCCACGCCCTGTGGAACTCCAGCGCATTGGCTACGGAGGCCACGGTCGGAAGCGGAGCCTCTCTGCTCCTGGCCCCTGTTCTCTTTGGCATCCTCCTGCTCCCTGCCGTTCTGATCCTGGGTGTGCTCGCCTTTCTAGCCGAAAAGAGAGAGCGACAGCTGGTCCGCACCTACTTGGTGGATTTCGTCTCCTCAGGGGTCCTGTCAGAAGACGAGCTGCGGGCGGTGGCCACCCCCGGGATCAAGTCCCGGCGTCTATGGGACGCCTTCACCCGGAAGGGACCGGGAGGCTGGATGGCGTTGCGACAGTTCTACGACACGGTAGCCGAACTCGCCTTCGCCCGGTGGCGGATATCCCGGGGTCGACCGCCGGGTGCCCCGGAGGAAGTCCTCCAGGAACGGATCGTCTACCTCCGATCGCAACTGGACTCCTTGGAGATCTCGCGGACATGA
- the phoU gene encoding phosphate signaling complex protein PhoU: protein MGTMRHIREAFDEALQSLEEDILRMGSLAGDLIHRSVEALRRQDAQAAEAVIAEDDVVDRLHLQIEDRVVKLLATQQPMAGDLRVLTSALAISIDLERLADHAEGIAKAVRRLADQPPVKPLVDIPRMEQLVQEMLQEALQAFAQRDPERAEALAAKDDQVDDLRSQVFRELITYMMEDPRTISRALDLLLVAQHLERAADHVTNIAERVIYMVTGELRELNV from the coding sequence ATGGGGACCATGCGGCACATCCGGGAGGCGTTTGACGAAGCGCTCCAGTCCCTGGAGGAGGACATCTTGCGGATGGGCAGCCTCGCGGGGGATCTCATCCACCGGTCCGTGGAGGCCCTGCGCCGTCAGGACGCACAGGCCGCGGAGGCGGTCATCGCGGAGGACGATGTGGTGGATCGCCTGCATCTCCAGATCGAGGACCGGGTGGTCAAGCTGCTGGCCACCCAGCAGCCCATGGCCGGGGATCTGCGGGTGCTCACCTCGGCCCTGGCCATCTCCATCGATCTGGAGCGCTTGGCGGATCACGCGGAGGGGATCGCAAAGGCGGTTCGGCGCTTGGCCGACCAGCCTCCGGTGAAGCCACTTGTGGACATCCCCCGCATGGAGCAGCTGGTGCAGGAGATGTTGCAGGAAGCCCTACAGGCCTTCGCGCAGCGGGACCCAGAGCGGGCGGAGGCCCTGGCGGCGAAGGACGATCAGGTGGACGATCTGCGTAGCCAGGTGTTCCGGGAGCTCATCACCTACATGATGGAGGATCCCCGTACCATCTCCCGGGCTCTGGATCTCCTGCTGGTGGCCCAGCATCTGGAGCGGGCTGCGGACCACGTCACGAACATCGCGGAGCGGGTCATCTACATGGTCACGGGCGAGCTCCGGGAGCTGAACGTCTAA
- a CDS encoding 50S ribosomal protein L25, giving the protein MERVHLVAEVRRKLGKEAARKLRAAGKVPAILYGRGIEPIPLAVDAKALEAVLRTAAGVNVLLDVVIRENGAERSELAMIAEVQRHLLRRDLLHVDLHRVSLEERVRARVPLVLRGEAVGVRAGGVLEQHLREVEIEALPTELPAHLEVDVGGLEVGETLHVRDIRVPAGVTVLTSGEETVVTVVAAEEAEEAAPAEGTAQPEVIRRGRAEE; this is encoded by the coding sequence ATGGAGCGGGTTCACCTTGTGGCGGAGGTCCGTCGCAAGCTCGGAAAGGAGGCGGCCCGCAAGCTACGGGCTGCGGGCAAGGTACCCGCCATCCTCTATGGCCGGGGGATTGAACCGATCCCCCTGGCCGTGGATGCGAAGGCCCTGGAGGCGGTTCTGCGCACCGCCGCGGGTGTGAACGTTCTCCTGGACGTGGTCATCCGGGAGAACGGTGCCGAGCGCAGCGAGCTCGCCATGATCGCGGAGGTCCAGCGGCACCTGCTGCGCCGGGATCTCCTCCACGTGGACCTGCACCGCGTGAGCCTCGAGGAACGGGTGCGGGCCCGGGTGCCCTTGGTCCTGCGGGGGGAGGCCGTGGGCGTGCGGGCGGGCGGGGTGCTGGAGCAGCACCTGCGGGAGGTGGAGATCGAGGCCCTGCCGACGGAACTGCCCGCCCATCTGGAGGTGGACGTCGGCGGCCTCGAGGTGGGAGAGACATTGCACGTCCGGGATATCCGGGTACCGGCCGGAGTCACCGTGCTCACCTCGGGGGAGGAGACCGTGGTGACGGTGGTAGCCGCGGAGGAAGCGGAGGAAGCGGCTCCGGCCGAGGGAACCGCCCAGCCCGAGGTCATCCGCCGGGGGCGGGCGGAGGAGTAG
- a CDS encoding FAD-dependent oxidoreductase, whose amino-acid sequence MVIVGAGLAGLTAGYYLRQAGIRPLIYEASTRTGGRMLSVRDAVVPGLVTEFGGEFIDTGHEDMHRLVRLFGLQLLDLQAGPEAHRRPTFYFQGRHLREAEVVRAFRPIASRIRQDQAAVGDTVTYRRHTPRARELDRMSISEYLDRVGASGWVKELLEVAYVGEYGLDAGEQSALNLVLLIGTEPASSFEVYGESDERYSVRGGNQQITAHLARLLEPSLQLDHRLVAVRQQGSGYRLTFERRGAGTAEVRADFVILTVPFTLLREVELQVDLPAVKRKAIRELGYGTNSKLILGFRERVWRKGGGSGELFTDLPIQSGWDSSRGRPGRAGTYTIFLGGKAGVDVGQGLARDQADRALPDLERVFPGARDAYTGRVARWHWPSDPSVRASYACWKVGQYTTIAGAEFEPVGRLLFAGEHTSLDYQGYMNGAAETGRRAARMIRALVRR is encoded by the coding sequence GTGGTCATCGTGGGAGCCGGGCTGGCGGGGCTGACCGCCGGGTACTACCTGCGGCAGGCGGGGATTCGCCCCCTGATCTACGAGGCCAGCACCCGCACCGGAGGCCGGATGCTGTCCGTGCGGGACGCGGTGGTCCCGGGGCTCGTCACGGAGTTCGGCGGGGAGTTCATCGACACCGGGCACGAGGACATGCACCGGCTCGTGCGTCTGTTCGGACTGCAGCTCCTTGACCTCCAGGCAGGTCCAGAGGCACACCGGCGGCCCACCTTCTACTTCCAGGGCCGTCATCTACGAGAGGCGGAGGTGGTCCGGGCGTTCCGGCCGATCGCGAGCCGCATCCGGCAGGACCAGGCCGCCGTGGGTGACACCGTCACCTACCGCCGGCACACCCCGCGGGCCCGGGAGCTGGACCGCATGTCCATCTCCGAGTACCTGGACCGTGTCGGCGCCTCCGGCTGGGTGAAGGAGCTGCTGGAGGTGGCGTACGTGGGGGAGTACGGGCTGGACGCGGGGGAGCAGTCCGCCCTCAACCTGGTCCTCCTGATCGGCACGGAGCCCGCGTCCAGCTTCGAGGTCTACGGGGAGAGCGACGAGCGCTACAGCGTCCGGGGCGGGAACCAGCAGATCACCGCCCACCTCGCCCGGCTCCTGGAGCCCTCCCTGCAGCTGGACCACCGCCTGGTGGCGGTGCGGCAGCAAGGAAGCGGTTACCGCCTCACCTTCGAACGCCGGGGGGCGGGCACCGCGGAAGTACGCGCGGACTTCGTGATCCTCACCGTCCCGTTCACCCTCCTTCGGGAGGTGGAGCTCCAGGTGGATCTGCCTGCGGTGAAGCGAAAGGCGATCCGGGAGCTGGGGTACGGGACCAACAGCAAGCTTATCCTGGGCTTCCGGGAGCGGGTGTGGCGCAAGGGGGGTGGGTCGGGCGAGCTGTTCACCGATCTCCCGATCCAGAGCGGGTGGGACAGCAGCCGTGGCCGGCCCGGCCGAGCCGGTACCTACACCATCTTCCTCGGCGGCAAAGCCGGGGTGGACGTGGGGCAGGGGCTCGCCCGGGACCAGGCAGACAGGGCTCTGCCCGACCTCGAACGCGTCTTTCCCGGAGCCCGCGACGCCTACACAGGCCGGGTGGCGCGGTGGCACTGGCCCTCGGATCCCTCCGTGCGGGCGAGCTACGCCTGCTGGAAGGTGGGGCAGTACACCACCATCGCCGGTGCGGAGTTCGAACCCGTGGGGCGGCTGCTGTTCGCGGGCGAGCACACCAGCCTCGACTACCAGGGCTACATGAACGGGGCTGCAGAGACGGGCCGGCGGGCGGCCCGGATGATCCGGGCCCTGGTGCGTCGGTAA
- a CDS encoding bacterial transcriptional activator domain-containing protein, protein MHHLRRALQPWRVPTYLTAGRLHNARVDLWNLEEALNRGDAEAVLDLYREPVAPGVDLRGVDDFRYALRRRVVDCLYHAGCHAAPEPGIRFLERVLDLDPLHEPAVQALLRHLLSLGHRQAALRIYQNFEARLQDEIGVDPIPETRALLQGLSDRSPRYGRRR, encoded by the coding sequence ATGCACCACCTGCGCAGGGCCCTCCAGCCGTGGCGGGTTCCCACCTACCTGACCGCGGGGAGACTCCACAACGCCCGGGTGGATCTCTGGAACCTGGAGGAGGCCCTGAACCGGGGAGACGCGGAGGCCGTGCTGGACCTGTATCGGGAGCCGGTGGCACCGGGGGTAGACCTACGCGGGGTGGACGACTTCCGGTATGCCCTCCGACGGCGGGTGGTGGACTGCCTCTACCACGCGGGCTGCCACGCGGCTCCGGAACCGGGGATTCGATTCCTGGAACGAGTCCTGGACCTGGATCCCCTCCATGAACCGGCCGTCCAGGCCCTCCTCCGCCATCTGCTCTCCCTGGGCCACCGGCAGGCTGCCCTGCGGATCTACCAGAACTTCGAAGCGCGTCTGCAGGATGAGATCGGGGTGGACCCTATACCGGAGACCCGTGCCCTCCTCCAGGGCCTCTCGGATCGTTCACCGCGTTACGGACGCAGGCGTTAA
- a CDS encoding amidohydrolase family protein, with protein MEIIDAHVHLVTPRMVERATRWTAGVRARALEAAVQARQRRMRELPGQTLEEIAAWWERQLDAHGVAAAFFIAVGEANEELAEFCALNPRRFYGWGSLPDPLHPDAPRIVERFKEWRLRGLKLYPPTQRFHAGDRAVFPVYEKAAELGIPVLFHFGITVAPLYDLTYANPLNLSAVLKQFPEVTFGIAHFGAGFLRETLFLAYHTENVFVDTSGTNNWRLYHPGNPSLESVFADTLRAFGPHRVVFGTDTATGPYRGQVLREQLEILERLGLSEEERAAVMGGNARRLFQMESPAPTGR; from the coding sequence ATGGAGATCATTGACGCGCACGTGCACCTGGTCACGCCCCGGATGGTGGAACGCGCCACCCGGTGGACCGCGGGGGTCCGGGCCCGGGCCCTGGAGGCCGCGGTCCAAGCCCGGCAGCGCCGGATGCGGGAGCTTCCCGGACAGACCCTGGAGGAGATCGCCGCGTGGTGGGAGCGGCAGCTTGATGCCCACGGGGTGGCGGCTGCCTTCTTCATCGCGGTGGGGGAGGCCAACGAGGAGCTGGCGGAGTTCTGCGCCCTCAACCCCCGGCGCTTCTACGGTTGGGGGAGCCTCCCGGACCCCCTGCACCCGGACGCTCCACGCATCGTGGAGCGGTTTAAGGAGTGGAGACTGCGGGGCCTCAAGCTGTATCCTCCCACCCAGCGGTTCCACGCGGGTGATCGAGCGGTGTTCCCCGTCTACGAGAAGGCCGCGGAACTGGGGATCCCCGTGCTGTTCCACTTCGGGATCACGGTGGCTCCCCTTTACGACCTTACCTACGCGAATCCCCTGAACCTCTCCGCGGTCCTCAAACAGTTCCCAGAGGTAACCTTCGGGATCGCGCACTTCGGGGCAGGATTTCTGCGGGAAACCCTGTTTCTGGCCTACCACACGGAGAACGTGTTCGTGGACACTTCCGGCACCAACAACTGGCGGCTGTACCACCCTGGCAATCCCTCCCTGGAGTCCGTGTTCGCGGATACGCTTCGGGCCTTCGGCCCACACCGGGTGGTGTTCGGGACCGACACCGCCACAGGTCCGTACCGGGGGCAGGTTTTGCGGGAGCAACTCGAGATCCTGGAACGCCTGGGGCTATCGGAGGAGGAGCGGGCCGCGGTCATGGGCGGAAACGCCCGGAGGCTGTTCCAGATGGAGTCGCCCGCGCCCACAGGACGGTAA
- a CDS encoding DUF3054 domain-containing protein, with amino-acid sequence MSRWTLALGDGLVLVVFTLLGVRAHGGIPDLDALLRTALPFLLSWAATSGVLGTYRRPVRAGWLGAWPLGILLGVLARQALLGRPLWSSSTATFALVSLVVTGVLLFAWRSVAATWEARQAVR; translated from the coding sequence ATGAGCCGTTGGACACTGGCGCTCGGGGACGGGCTCGTGTTGGTGGTCTTCACCCTTCTCGGCGTGCGGGCCCACGGCGGGATCCCGGACCTGGATGCCCTCCTGCGCACCGCACTCCCCTTTTTGCTTTCCTGGGCCGCGACGAGCGGGGTGCTGGGTACCTACCGGCGCCCGGTGCGCGCGGGATGGCTTGGGGCGTGGCCTCTGGGGATCCTGCTGGGGGTGCTGGCCCGGCAGGCCCTCCTGGGGCGGCCCCTTTGGAGCTCCAGTACTGCCACCTTCGCCCTCGTGAGCCTGGTGGTGACGGGCGTGCTGCTGTTCGCGTGGCGGTCCGTGGCGGCGACCTGGGAAGCCCGGCAGGCAGTCCGCTAG
- a CDS encoding dienelactone hydrolase family protein: MDPTEVPETPVRAPTGGVVLNGDLSIPSGARGIVLFAHGSGSSRLSSRNRFVARELQRNGLATLLIDLLTPEEEAADLRTAQYRFDIGLLGRRLVGLVDWLAENPQTKALRIGLFGASTGAAGALIAAAERPEAVRAVVSRGGRPDLAAHVLDRVRAPTLLIVGSADLPVLRLNEEALQRLRCEKRLAVVPGAGHLFEEPGALAEVARLAAEWFKRYLVAS; encoded by the coding sequence ATGGACCCTACGGAAGTCCCAGAGACCCCTGTTCGGGCTCCTACCGGAGGCGTGGTCCTCAATGGCGACCTCTCGATTCCCTCGGGTGCCCGTGGAATCGTGCTCTTCGCTCACGGGAGTGGCAGCAGCCGCCTGAGCTCCCGCAACCGGTTCGTGGCTCGGGAACTGCAGCGAAACGGACTCGCCACCCTTCTCATCGATCTCCTCACTCCAGAGGAAGAAGCCGCAGACCTGCGAACCGCCCAGTATCGGTTTGACATCGGGCTGCTGGGCCGGCGGCTCGTGGGGCTCGTGGACTGGCTTGCGGAGAACCCGCAGACGAAGGCGCTCCGCATCGGGCTCTTTGGTGCCAGCACGGGGGCCGCGGGGGCCTTGATCGCGGCCGCGGAGCGGCCGGAGGCCGTCCGCGCGGTGGTCTCCAGGGGCGGGAGGCCCGATCTCGCCGCGCATGTGTTGGACCGGGTACGGGCTCCTACCCTCCTCATCGTAGGGAGCGCAGACCTCCCCGTACTCCGGCTGAACGAGGAGGCCCTGCAGCGTCTCCGATGCGAGAAGCGGCTTGCGGTGGTCCCGGGGGCAGGACACCTCTTCGAGGAGCCCGGTGCCCTCGCGGAAGTAGCGCGGCTCGCGGCCGAGTGGTTCAAAAGGTACCTGGTTGCCTCCTAG
- a CDS encoding gamma-glutamyl-gamma-aminobutyrate hydrolase family protein (Members of this family of hydrolases with an active site Cys residue belong to MEROPS family C26.): MAEVLVVQHAEVEAPGLLGEVLRARGHGLRVLHPYRGDPIPKPPLMAAGLVLLGGPMGVYEQDRYPFLRAELQLLEDAVSQGKPVLGVCLGSQLLAAALGAQVRPGPGLELGWHPVRLEAAAAEDPLFAGLPRSFWAFHWHGDVFDLPDGAIWLARSERTLYQAFRYGEGAYGLLFHLEVTEAMVRAMVRAFPQDLERAGIDPEAVSSEAERYAPALRDLGLRVFGRWAEHLA, encoded by the coding sequence GTGGCAGAGGTCCTCGTGGTCCAGCACGCGGAGGTGGAAGCCCCGGGGCTCCTTGGGGAGGTCCTCCGAGCGCGTGGCCACGGCCTGCGCGTGCTCCATCCGTACCGGGGGGATCCGATCCCCAAGCCGCCTCTAATGGCCGCGGGACTCGTGCTCCTGGGCGGTCCCATGGGGGTGTACGAGCAGGACCGCTACCCGTTCCTGCGGGCGGAGCTGCAACTGCTCGAGGATGCCGTAAGTCAGGGGAAGCCCGTCCTCGGGGTGTGCCTGGGAAGCCAGCTCCTGGCGGCGGCGCTGGGGGCGCAGGTGCGACCGGGCCCGGGGTTGGAACTGGGATGGCACCCGGTCAGGCTGGAGGCGGCGGCGGCCGAAGATCCTCTGTTCGCCGGGCTTCCGCGGTCCTTCTGGGCCTTCCACTGGCACGGGGACGTCTTCGACCTCCCGGACGGGGCCATCTGGCTTGCCCGCAGCGAACGGACCCTCTACCAGGCGTTTCGGTACGGAGAGGGCGCGTATGGGCTCCTGTTCCACCTGGAGGTCACCGAAGCCATGGTGCGGGCCATGGTGCGGGCCTTCCCTCAGGATCTGGAGCGGGCCGGGATAGATCCGGAGGCGGTGAGTTCCGAAGCAGAGCGGTATGCGCCCGCGCTGCGGGACCTGGGGTTGCGGGTGTTCGGGCGGTGGGCAGAGCACCTGGCATGA
- a CDS encoding PrsW family intramembrane metalloprotease — protein sequence MVLSAALIVLILTVLYVVILYWADRHEKEPGSVLGAALFGGAIAAPVLTIIVERLAGIRMSVYPAAFHALNAAFFGPNPAGAVVEEGMKALVMLVLFRLLPREFDGTLDGVVYGGIVGAGFALAESVVYLWDLSRAGFGGGIGAGEAFGILLTGLTHSAFGALFGASLGAVREFGLTGSAAWWLPVGGFAVTALYHAAYDALAALIVSRTGPSAFLVFARNVADWAGVMALGGIVVWALRHERNVIHRYLPVEAREGHIPQEYVEAVLRNRWSDVPKAIRQPLAELAFARRRLERGLASEAELQLYRNRIREAER from the coding sequence ATGGTATTGAGTGCGGCCCTGATCGTTCTGATCCTCACCGTCCTGTACGTAGTCATCCTGTACTGGGCGGACCGCCACGAGAAGGAACCCGGAAGCGTGCTGGGTGCAGCCCTGTTCGGTGGCGCCATCGCAGCTCCCGTGCTGACCATAATCGTGGAGCGCTTGGCGGGAATCCGCATGTCCGTCTATCCAGCCGCCTTCCACGCCCTGAACGCGGCATTCTTCGGGCCCAATCCCGCGGGAGCGGTCGTGGAGGAGGGGATGAAAGCCCTGGTGATGCTGGTTCTATTCCGGCTGCTCCCCCGGGAGTTTGACGGGACTCTGGACGGAGTTGTGTACGGCGGAATCGTGGGGGCGGGGTTCGCCTTGGCGGAGTCTGTGGTGTATCTTTGGGACCTCTCGAGAGCCGGGTTTGGAGGAGGCATCGGCGCAGGGGAGGCGTTCGGTATTCTCCTGACCGGTCTCACCCACAGCGCCTTTGGCGCTCTCTTCGGGGCATCCCTGGGAGCGGTGCGCGAGTTCGGGCTTACTGGCTCCGCTGCGTGGTGGCTGCCGGTCGGTGGGTTCGCAGTGACTGCCCTGTACCACGCGGCGTATGATGCCCTCGCGGCTCTGATCGTCTCGAGAACAGGACCTTCCGCATTCCTGGTCTTCGCCCGGAACGTCGCGGACTGGGCAGGAGTCATGGCCCTGGGGGGGATTGTGGTTTGGGCTCTGCGTCATGAGCGGAACGTGATTCACCGCTACCTTCCAGTGGAGGCTCGAGAAGGACATATTCCGCAAGAGTATGTAGAGGCAGTGCTACGGAATCGGTGGTCGGACGTGCCTAAGGCGATCCGGCAACCCCTCGCCGAGCTCGCCTTCGCCCGACGGCGTCTAGAACGAGGACTCGCGAGTGAGGCGGAACTGCAGCTCTACCGGAACCGGATCCGGGAGGCGGAACGATGA
- a CDS encoding PrsW family intramembrane metalloprotease → MEVTGARLTLGPDTFVKALGLVGSGLILFVLAFLQMALFYQAAGGFARFLMASFAALSVVPFYAGLILLLDRHEKEPGWLLLGALLWGGVVATFFSLVFNTVGSVFLQLLFGPQLGRQLSAPFLAPLTEETSKGFAVLLIFFLWRREFTNTVDGLVYGALAGLGFAATENILYFAKAIREGGLTGLTLGFVLRAVVGGLGHSVYTACTGAGLGYARETMGPARYVAPVAGYFCAVFLHFLWNLLASFALPAAVRSVGDAGLLLVPLMAFVIEGIPLLFLVVLAYFAWRREVAAIQEGLREEIEAGRMAAEHVALLTRPRERGRRLWSALTTRGPGAWNLLRQLYDAEVDLAFALWRQERGEGGRDVQALRERVHALRERVEALGLV, encoded by the coding sequence GTGGAGGTCACGGGAGCCCGCCTCACTCTGGGGCCCGACACCTTCGTAAAAGCCCTGGGGCTCGTCGGGAGCGGACTCATCCTGTTTGTGCTCGCCTTCCTGCAGATGGCGTTGTTCTATCAGGCCGCAGGAGGGTTCGCTCGATTCCTCATGGCCTCCTTCGCAGCGCTGTCGGTAGTCCCGTTCTATGCGGGGCTGATCCTGCTGTTAGACCGGCACGAGAAAGAGCCTGGATGGCTACTTCTGGGAGCCCTTCTGTGGGGAGGGGTGGTAGCTACTTTCTTCAGCCTAGTATTCAACACCGTGGGGAGTGTGTTCTTGCAGCTCCTGTTCGGTCCCCAGCTGGGTCGGCAGCTCAGCGCCCCTTTCCTGGCCCCGCTGACGGAGGAGACGAGCAAAGGGTTTGCGGTTCTGCTGATCTTTTTCCTCTGGCGCCGGGAATTCACGAATACCGTGGACGGTCTGGTCTACGGCGCCTTAGCAGGACTCGGTTTCGCCGCCACGGAGAACATCCTGTACTTCGCTAAGGCGATACGCGAAGGCGGATTGACCGGTCTCACCCTCGGGTTCGTACTCCGGGCCGTGGTGGGAGGTCTGGGCCACTCGGTCTACACCGCCTGTACGGGTGCCGGGCTCGGGTACGCTCGAGAGACAATGGGCCCTGCGCGTTACGTCGCCCCAGTCGCCGGCTATTTCTGCGCCGTGTTCCTACACTTCCTGTGGAACCTCCTTGCCAGTTTCGCCCTGCCCGCCGCCGTCCGCTCTGTCGGAGACGCCGGCCTCCTCCTTGTTCCTCTGATGGCCTTCGTCATCGAAGGTATCCCGCTGCTTTTCCTGGTGGTCCTTGCATACTTCGCATGGAGACGGGAGGTTGCTGCTATCCAGGAAGGCCTCCGAGAAGAGATAGAAGCGGGACGCATGGCGGCCGAGCATGTGGCGCTGCTGACGCGGCCACGGGAGCGCGGACGTCGCCTGTGGTCGGCTTTGACGACACGAGGACCCGGAGCCTGGAACCTCTTGCGGCAGCTGTACGATGCCGAGGTAGACTTGGCCTTTGCTCTGTGGCGGCAGGAGCGTGGAGAAGGAGGGCGGGACGTTCAGGCGTTGCGGGAGCGAGTGCACGCCCTGCGTGAACGAGTTGAGGCCCTGGGGCTGGTGTGA
- a CDS encoding zinc ribbon domain-containing protein — MPIYEYVCRACGERFEELVLGGGPEDVVCASCGSGDVRRVLSVFAVGRAEGNGGLVPCGPDCCRLRAAPEA, encoded by the coding sequence ATGCCCATCTACGAGTATGTGTGCAGGGCGTGCGGGGAGCGGTTTGAGGAGCTCGTCCTCGGGGGCGGTCCGGAGGACGTGGTCTGCGCCAGCTGCGGATCTGGGGATGTTCGGCGTGTGCTCTCCGTGTTCGCCGTGGGGCGGGCGGAAGGGAACGGCGGTCTGGTCCCCTGCGGGCCGGACTGCTGCCGGCTGCGGGCCGCGCCGGAGGCGTGA
- a CDS encoding class I SAM-dependent methyltransferase, translating into MSSLPRTTRVLDLGCAAGRNTEWLAREGFDVYACDASHAMVAYTRNRLRPYLPGEEVERRVIRCRMDDLSAFPDAFFDVVVALGIYQQAESAEEWHRAVEETTRVLRPGGHLLVQHFAVGSRPWREPLREVAPFVFETEGPDGEVRRFVLLDEATLNAWMGQHRLYPETPVRLATRPTEEGGWWHNLHGHFRKR; encoded by the coding sequence CTGTCCTCCCTGCCCCGCACCACCCGGGTTTTGGACCTGGGGTGCGCCGCGGGCCGGAACACGGAGTGGTTGGCCCGGGAGGGGTTTGACGTGTACGCGTGCGACGCCTCCCATGCCATGGTGGCCTATACCCGGAACCGGCTCCGCCCTTATCTGCCGGGTGAGGAGGTGGAGCGACGGGTGATCCGGTGCCGCATGGACGACCTCTCCGCCTTTCCCGACGCCTTCTTCGACGTGGTGGTGGCCCTGGGCATCTACCAGCAGGCGGAGAGTGCGGAGGAATGGCACCGGGCCGTGGAGGAGACCACCCGGGTCCTCCGACCGGGAGGGCACCTCCTTGTGCAGCACTTCGCGGTGGGGTCCCGGCCCTGGAGGGAGCCTCTCCGGGAGGTGGCGCCCTTCGTATTTGAGACCGAGGGCCCGGACGGAGAGGTCCGCCGGTTCGTGCTGCTGGACGAGGCGACCCTCAACGCCTGGATGGGCCAGCACCGCCTGTACCCGGAAACCCCCGTGCGCCTGGCCACCCGACCCACGGAGGAGGGGGGGTGGTGGCACAACCTCCACGGACACTTCCGGAAGCGCTAG